Part of the Candidatus Finniella inopinata genome, TATACTGAACCAGTTAAGTCGGAACGTAGCGCAGCCTGGTAGCGCACTATTCTGGGGGGATAGGGGTCGTGGGTTCAAATCCCGCCGTTCCGACCACTTTGTTTTTTCGATTATCTTCTCCTGCAGGTGCAGGAACAATGATCGCCCTCTCAAGCCGTTTGTAAGCCCGAAAGCTAAACGGAATAAGTCCCAGATAAATCACTCCAATCGCCGTTAAGGTTAACCACAGTTTGCTGTAAAGGGCGACTAAGGTTAGAAAGACCACCAACATCAACGGTAAAACCAATCGATGGGGAATGATTAGTTTCTTCAAAGAAAATGTAGGAATGCGGCTGATCATCAGTGTTCCTGTGCCAATCAAAAAAGTTGCATAGACGATTGGCTGTTCTAGACTGACGACACTATGATATTGCTGAAGGATAAGGGGCAATAAGGCCAAATAGGCTCCAGCTGGGGCGGGGACACCTGTGAAGAAGTTTTGCCCCCACGAAGGATTGGTTCCTTCAATGCTGCGGGTATTGAAACGGGCCAGGCGCAGCGTCATACAAACGATAAAAAATAGGCAAATGCCCCAGCCTGTTTCGCCCCATTGGTTCAAAATTCGTAAATAAATAATCAGGGCAGGGGCCGCCCCAAAGCTGAGCAGATCACTAAACGAGTCCAATTCAGCGCCGAATCGACTGGAGCTGTTTAAAAGGCGAGCCAAGCGCCCATCCATCGCATCTAAGAAACCAGCAATTAAAACAGACCCAATCGCCAAATCCCACCGTTGTAAAAGGGCCATCTGAACAGCTGTCATGCCGCAACATAAGGCAGCAATAGTCACCATGTTCGGAACCATTGCTCCTAACGATAACTTGCCTAAGTTTGGTTGGCGAAATCGACCATGAAACCGATCT contains:
- a CDS encoding CDP-alcohol phosphatidyltransferase family protein, whose translation is MRKPFRRNYGPKRPFKDRFHGRFRQPNLGKLSLGAMVPNMVTIAALCCGMTAVQMALLQRWDLAIGSVLIAGFLDAMDGRLARLLNSSSRFGAELDSFSDLLSFGAAPALIIYLRILNQWGETGWGICLFFIVCMTLRLARFNTRSIEGTNPSWGQNFFTGVPAPAGAYLALLPLILQQYHSVVSLEQPIVYATFLIGTGTLMISRIPTFSLKKLIIPHRLVLPLMLVVFLTLVALYSKLWLTLTAIGVIYLGLIPFSFRAYKRLERAIIVPAPAGEDNRKNKVVGTAGFEPTTPIPPE